A window of Blastomonas sp. SL216 contains these coding sequences:
- a CDS encoding nuclear transport factor 2 family protein — MRPVSDRLAVAEAMIAHYNAQDADAYVALMTEDACEAGYRGAVLREGREGVRAGLKAMFAEFPQNRADILSGHVLGETVVLHEKVARSADAEPFEVMSIYSFEGDKVSRVEFIR; from the coding sequence GTGCGACCGGTGAGCGACAGGCTGGCGGTGGCTGAGGCAATGATTGCGCATTACAATGCGCAGGATGCCGATGCCTATGTCGCGCTGATGACCGAGGATGCCTGCGAGGCAGGCTATCGCGGTGCCGTGCTGCGCGAAGGACGCGAAGGCGTGCGTGCGGGCCTCAAGGCCATGTTCGCCGAATTTCCCCAGAACCGCGCCGACATCCTGTCGGGCCATGTGCTGGGCGAGACGGTGGTTCTGCACGAAAAGGTCGCGCGCTCGGCCGATGCCGAACCGTTCGAGGTCATGTCGATTTACAGTTTTGAAGGCGACAAGGTGTCGCGCGTGGAGTTTATCCGCTGA
- the nuoE gene encoding NADH-quinone oxidoreductase subunit NuoE, with the protein MADAAHIPDEAETRARWGAFAFSQDNLAKAKTIIARYPDGRQRSAVMPLLDLAQRQVGAETQTQGWLPVPVIEYVAAMLDMPYIRAYEVASFYTMYNLAPVGRYHVQVCGTTPCLLRGSDDVMAACANKGLVKGKTTPDGLFTLTEVECMGNCANAPMVQINDDNYEDLDYDRTIGILEALAAGESPKTGTQIPGRHTSEPEGGPTTLKQMVDANHDYRGEWG; encoded by the coding sequence ATGGCTGACGCAGCCCATATTCCCGATGAAGCCGAAACCCGCGCCCGCTGGGGTGCGTTCGCGTTCTCGCAAGACAATCTTGCCAAGGCGAAGACCATCATCGCGCGCTATCCCGATGGGCGTCAGCGCAGCGCGGTGATGCCGCTGCTCGATCTGGCCCAGCGCCAGGTGGGTGCAGAGACGCAGACCCAGGGCTGGCTGCCGGTGCCGGTGATCGAATATGTCGCCGCGATGCTCGATATGCCGTATATTCGCGCCTATGAGGTGGCGAGCTTCTACACCATGTACAATCTCGCGCCCGTGGGCCGCTATCATGTCCAGGTCTGCGGCACGACGCCGTGCCTGTTGCGCGGCAGCGATGACGTGATGGCGGCATGTGCCAACAAGGGTCTGGTCAAGGGCAAGACCACGCCCGACGGCCTGTTCACGCTGACCGAAGTCGAATGCATGGGCAATTGCGCGAATGCGCCGATGGTCCAGATCAACGACGACAATTACGAGGACCTCGATTACGATCGCACGATCGGCATTCTCGAGGCGCTCGCGGCGGGCGAAAGCCCCAAGACGGGCACCCAGATTCCGGGTCGCCACACCAGCGAACCCGAAGGCGGGCCGACCACGCTGAAACAGATGGTCGATGCCAACCATGATTATCGCGGGGAATGGGGATGA
- the nuoF gene encoding NADH-quinone oxidoreductase subunit NuoF, whose protein sequence is MSLADKDRIFTNVYGYQPWNLKAAQARGDWDNTKDLIAWGQDRIIEEVKASGLRGRGGAGFPTGMKWSFMPKESKDGRPSFLVINADESEPGSCKDREILRHDPHKLIEGALIAGFAMRARAAYIYVRGEYIREAEVLQAAVDEAYEAGLIGKNASKSGFDFDVFVHRGAGAYICGEETAMIESLEGKKGQPRLKPPFPAGAGLYGCPTTVNNVESIAVVPTILRRSAAWFASFGRENNKGTKLFQISGHVEKPCVVEEAMSISFRELIERHCGGIRGGWDNLLAVIPGGSSVPLVPAAQIIDAPMDFDGLKEVGSGLGTAAIIVMDKSTDIVQAISRLSYFYKHESCGQCTPCREGTGWMWRVMERMRTGDADISEIDTLYEVTKQVEGHTICALGDAAAWPIQGLIRHFRPEMERRIIEKQGSVSMMEAAE, encoded by the coding sequence GTGAGTCTCGCTGACAAGGATCGCATCTTCACCAACGTCTATGGCTATCAGCCGTGGAACCTGAAGGCAGCGCAGGCGCGCGGCGACTGGGACAATACCAAGGACCTGATTGCCTGGGGCCAGGACAGGATCATTGAGGAAGTGAAGGCTTCTGGCCTGCGCGGACGCGGTGGTGCGGGCTTCCCCACCGGCATGAAGTGGAGCTTCATGCCCAAGGAATCGAAGGACGGTCGTCCGAGCTTCCTGGTCATCAACGCCGACGAATCCGAGCCCGGCAGCTGCAAGGATCGCGAGATCCTGCGTCACGATCCGCACAAGCTGATCGAAGGCGCGCTGATCGCCGGTTTCGCGATGCGCGCGCGCGCCGCCTATATCTATGTTCGCGGGGAATATATCCGCGAGGCAGAGGTGCTGCAGGCTGCGGTCGACGAGGCTTATGAAGCCGGCCTGATCGGCAAGAATGCCTCCAAGTCGGGCTTTGACTTCGACGTGTTCGTCCATCGCGGTGCGGGCGCGTACATCTGCGGCGAGGAAACCGCGATGATCGAAAGCCTGGAAGGCAAGAAGGGCCAGCCGCGCCTCAAGCCGCCGTTCCCGGCAGGCGCGGGGCTTTATGGCTGCCCGACCACGGTCAACAACGTCGAATCGATCGCGGTGGTGCCCACCATCCTGCGTCGCAGCGCTGCCTGGTTCGCCAGCTTCGGCCGCGAGAACAACAAGGGCACCAAGCTGTTCCAGATCAGCGGGCATGTCGAAAAGCCCTGTGTGGTCGAGGAAGCGATGAGCATCTCGTTCCGCGAACTGATCGAGCGTCATTGCGGTGGCATTCGCGGCGGCTGGGACAATCTGCTTGCGGTGATCCCAGGCGGATCGTCGGTGCCGCTCGTGCCCGCCGCGCAGATCATTGATGCGCCGATGGATTTCGACGGCCTGAAAGAGGTCGGCTCGGGCCTTGGCACCGCCGCGATCATCGTCATGGACAAGTCCACCGACATTGTTCAGGCGATCAGCCGCTTGAGCTATTTCTACAAGCACGAAAGCTGCGGCCAGTGCACCCCGTGCCGCGAGGGCACCGGCTGGATGTGGCGCGTCATGGAGCGCATGCGCACGGGCGATGCTGATATCAGCGAGATCGATACTCTCTACGAAGTCACCAAACAGGTCGAAGGGCACACCATCTGCGCTCTGGGCGATGCCGCCGCCTGGCCCATCCAGGGCCTGATCCGGCATTTCCGCCCCGAGATGGAACGCCGCATCATCGAGAAACAGGGAAGTGTTTCAATGATGGAGGCTGCAGAATGA
- the nuoG gene encoding NADH-quinone oxidoreductase subunit NuoG has protein sequence MPKLTVDGIEVEVPQGATVLQACEAAGKEIPRFCYHERLSIAGNCRMCLVEVKPGPPKPQASCALPAMDNQEVRTNSDMVKKAREGVMEFLLINHPLDCPICDQGGECDLQDQSVAYGRGGSRYDENKRAVTEKYMGPIIKTVMTRCIHCTRCVRFAEEVAGTEQIGAVGRGENMQITSYLEKAVSSELSGNVVDLCPVGALTSRPYAYEARPWELKKTLGIDVMDAVGTNIRFDSRGREVLRVLPRVNDDVNEEWAHDKTRYAVDGLMRRRLDKPYVRREGKLVPASWGEAFQAIADVQAGSSVAAVAGDLLDCETMFAARELLGLMGSSLIEGRQTGLKYDVSSLAAVNFNSTLNGIETADAILLVGTNPRWEAPLVNTRIRKAIKHGAKVFGIGAEIDLTYKVEWLGNDMGLLAKLPDAVAEALKGAKRPAIILGGGALAVEGVHGAALALAESFNVVRDTEDGPWNGFNVLHMAASRMGGLMLGWAQPGGIADLVAAKPKLLFALGADEVDFSKFDSSFKVFVGHHGDKGAAAADVILPAAAYPEKNGTYVNVEGRVQMSDKAVFAPGDAREDWSILRALSEVLGHKLPFDSFAECRAAMVAAVPALGVEGLASYDWAPPKLAASPSGEVGYPIKDFYLTNAIARASATMQRCSAELLHGEEMLEAAE, from the coding sequence ATGCCTAAGCTTACCGTCGACGGGATCGAGGTCGAAGTCCCCCAGGGTGCGACCGTGCTGCAGGCCTGCGAGGCCGCCGGCAAGGAAATCCCGCGTTTCTGCTATCATGAGCGGCTGAGCATTGCCGGCAACTGCCGCATGTGCCTGGTCGAGGTGAAGCCCGGGCCGCCCAAGCCGCAAGCCAGCTGCGCGCTGCCCGCGATGGACAATCAGGAAGTCCGCACCAACAGCGACATGGTGAAGAAGGCGCGCGAAGGCGTCATGGAATTCCTGCTGATCAACCACCCGCTCGATTGCCCGATCTGCGATCAGGGCGGCGAATGCGACCTGCAGGACCAGTCGGTCGCTTATGGCCGCGGCGGATCGCGCTATGACGAAAACAAGCGCGCGGTGACCGAAAAGTACATGGGGCCCATCATCAAGACGGTGATGACCCGCTGCATCCACTGCACCCGCTGCGTGCGCTTTGCCGAGGAAGTTGCCGGAACCGAGCAGATCGGTGCGGTCGGGCGCGGCGAGAACATGCAGATCACCAGCTATCTCGAAAAGGCGGTCTCGTCCGAGCTTTCGGGCAATGTCGTCGATCTGTGCCCGGTCGGCGCGCTGACCTCGCGGCCCTATGCGTATGAAGCACGGCCCTGGGAGCTGAAGAAGACGCTCGGCATCGACGTGATGGATGCGGTCGGCACCAATATCCGCTTCGACAGCCGGGGCAGGGAAGTGCTGCGCGTGCTGCCGCGCGTCAATGACGACGTCAACGAAGAATGGGCGCACGACAAGACCCGTTATGCGGTCGATGGCCTGATGCGCCGCCGTCTCGACAAGCCCTATGTCCGCCGTGAGGGCAAGCTGGTTCCGGCAAGCTGGGGCGAAGCGTTCCAGGCGATCGCCGATGTGCAGGCCGGATCGAGCGTCGCGGCGGTCGCCGGCGACCTGCTAGATTGCGAGACCATGTTCGCCGCACGCGAACTGCTCGGCCTGATGGGGTCGAGCCTCATCGAAGGCCGTCAGACCGGCCTGAAATACGACGTGTCGAGCCTGGCTGCAGTCAATTTCAACTCGACGCTGAACGGCATCGAGACCGCTGACGCTATCTTGCTGGTGGGCACCAACCCGCGCTGGGAAGCGCCGCTGGTCAACACCCGCATCCGCAAGGCGATCAAGCATGGTGCCAAGGTGTTCGGCATCGGTGCCGAAATCGACCTCACCTACAAGGTCGAATGGCTGGGCAATGACATGGGGCTGCTGGCGAAGCTGCCCGATGCGGTTGCCGAGGCGCTGAAGGGCGCCAAGCGGCCCGCGATCATCCTGGGCGGCGGCGCGCTGGCGGTTGAGGGCGTGCATGGCGCGGCGCTGGCGCTGGCTGAAAGCTTCAATGTGGTCCGCGACACCGAAGATGGTCCGTGGAACGGCTTTAACGTGCTGCACATGGCGGCATCGCGCATGGGCGGGCTGATGCTCGGCTGGGCGCAGCCCGGCGGTATCGCCGATCTGGTCGCCGCCAAGCCGAAGCTGCTGTTCGCGCTGGGCGCGGACGAGGTGGACTTCAGCAAATTCGATAGCAGCTTCAAGGTGTTTGTCGGCCATCATGGCGACAAGGGCGCTGCCGCTGCGGATGTCATCCTGCCCGCTGCGGCTTACCCTGAAAAGAACGGCACCTATGTCAACGTCGAGGGCCGGGTGCAGATGAGCGACAAGGCCGTGTTCGCGCCGGGCGATGCCCGCGAGGACTGGTCGATCCTGCGCGCGCTGTCCGAGGTTCTGGGCCACAAGCTGCCGTTCGACAGCTTTGCCGAATGCCGCGCGGCGATGGTCGCTGCGGTCCCGGCGCTGGGTGTCGAAGGCCTTGCCAGCTATGACTGGGCGCCGCCCAAGCTGGCAGCCAGCCCGTCGGGCGAAGTCGGCTATCCGATCAAGGACTTCTACCTCACCAATGCCATCGCCCGTGCCTCCGCGACGATGCAGCGCTGCTCGGCTGAACTGCTGCACGGCGAAGAGATGCTGGAGGCCGCAGAATGA